In Nitrospirota bacterium, a genomic segment contains:
- a CDS encoding SpoIID/LytB domain-containing protein yields MRAGILAIVLCAALAAPLYGADGIRVLIMDKGFGKVPAGKETLTKLDEVQGSLITASTSGYRGSFEVWRGPDGLYIINEVPLEEYVEGVVTAESGKDWAYEALKAQAVVVRTYALYQKMQGAKRTYDVTSSVLHQLFKGQNSDPAVAAAVRETRGQILVYDGEPIAAYYHSTSGGRTELPEEVFGRSYPYLTSVKTDCSLSPYSFWTRRIPITEIEKALGKNNILELSIKSNTATGRVKEVAVRGNPSTLVIEAKELRKKLGWKRLPSTDFTVKKEGDLMVFEGRGYGHGVGLCQWSALEMALKGKSYKDILSYFYPGTELVDRASVGF; encoded by the coding sequence TTCGGGAAAGTGCCGGCCGGGAAAGAAACCCTGACCAAGCTCGACGAGGTCCAGGGCAGCCTCATCACGGCAAGCACCTCGGGCTACAGGGGAAGCTTCGAGGTCTGGCGGGGCCCGGACGGCCTTTACATCATCAACGAGGTCCCCCTGGAGGAGTACGTCGAGGGCGTGGTCACCGCGGAAAGCGGCAAGGACTGGGCCTACGAGGCCCTGAAGGCCCAGGCGGTGGTCGTCCGCACCTATGCTCTGTACCAGAAGATGCAGGGTGCCAAGAGGACGTACGACGTGACCTCCTCGGTGCTGCACCAGTTGTTCAAGGGACAGAACTCCGATCCCGCCGTGGCCGCCGCCGTCAGGGAGACCCGGGGACAGATTCTCGTCTATGACGGCGAGCCCATCGCGGCCTACTACCACTCCACCAGCGGGGGCAGGACGGAGCTTCCGGAGGAGGTCTTCGGGCGGAGCTACCCCTATCTCACCTCCGTCAAGACGGACTGCAGCCTTTCACCCTACAGCTTCTGGACCCGCAGGATACCCATCACGGAGATAGAAAAGGCCCTGGGGAAGAACAACATCCTGGAGCTCTCCATCAAATCCAACACCGCCACCGGACGGGTAAAGGAGGTGGCGGTGCGCGGCAACCCCTCCACCCTGGTCATCGAGGCCAAGGAGCTCCGGAAGAAGCTCGGGTGGAAACGCCTCCCCAGCACCGATTTCACCGTGAAAAAAGAGGGCGACCTCATGGTCTTCGAGGGCCGGGGCTACGGCCACGGGGTTGGGCTCTGCCAGTGGAGCGCCCTGGAGATGGCCCTGAAGGGGAAGTCCTACAAGGATATCCTCTCCTATTTCTATCCCGGAACGGAGCTTGTGGACCGTGCGTCTGTCGGGTTTTGA
- the queA gene encoding tRNA preQ1(34) S-adenosylmethionine ribosyltransferase-isomerase QueA, translating into MRLSGFDFSLPESLIALRPAPRRDHARLMVLRSDGGLEDRRFWHLPEYLRRGDILVLNKTRVLPVRLVGRREDGRPLDILLVRPLKGARWECLSRGKHTGRVSIGEGFWAFLTEGRTAELHYEGTLEEVLMRDGRMPLPPYIKRPSRAEDHQWYQTVYAREAGSIAAPTAGLHFTAGLLADIERKGVAVRYLTLHVGKGTFVPVRTEKVQEHRMEAEYFEIETSLLEEVSSRRGRLVAVGTTTTRALEGLLSGAKSTRGNGNGLVRGETDIFIRPGHAFRAVDALVTNFHLPRSTPLMLASALAGRERLLEAYRHAVEQSYRFFSYGDAMLIEKRTTA; encoded by the coding sequence GTGCGTCTGTCGGGTTTTGATTTCTCCCTCCCGGAGTCCCTCATCGCGCTCAGGCCGGCCCCGCGGCGGGACCACGCGCGCCTCATGGTCCTTCGCTCCGACGGGGGCCTGGAGGACCGGAGGTTCTGGCACCTGCCGGAGTACCTCCGGCGGGGCGACATCCTGGTCCTGAACAAGACGAGGGTCCTCCCCGTCCGCCTGGTGGGGAGGCGCGAGGACGGCAGGCCTCTGGACATCCTCCTGGTGCGGCCCCTCAAGGGCGCCCGCTGGGAATGCCTGAGCCGGGGGAAGCACACCGGGAGGGTGAGCATAGGGGAAGGGTTCTGGGCTTTCCTCACAGAGGGGCGGACCGCCGAGCTTCACTACGAAGGCACCCTGGAGGAGGTCCTCATGAGAGACGGCCGGATGCCCCTGCCCCCTTACATAAAGAGGCCCTCCAGGGCCGAGGACCACCAATGGTACCAGACGGTCTACGCCAGGGAGGCCGGCTCCATAGCCGCCCCCACGGCGGGGCTGCACTTTACGGCCGGGCTTCTGGCGGACATCGAGCGCAAAGGGGTCGCCGTGCGCTACCTCACCCTGCACGTAGGCAAGGGGACCTTCGTCCCCGTCAGGACCGAAAAGGTGCAGGAGCACCGGATGGAGGCCGAGTATTTCGAGATAGAGACCTCCCTGCTTGAGGAGGTTTCCTCCCGCAGGGGAAGGCTCGTGGCCGTGGGCACCACCACCACCCGGGCCCTGGAGGGGCTTCTGAGCGGGGCGAAGAGCACCCGCGGAAACGGAAACGGCCTCGTGCGTGGAGAGACCGACATCTTCATCCGGCCCGGCCACGCCTTCAGGGCCGTGGACGCCCTCGTCACCAACTTTCACCTCCCCCGCTCCACCCCCCTCATGCTGGCCTCCGCCCTGGCCGGACGGGAGAGGCTCCTCGAGGCCTACCGGCACGCGGTGGAGCAGTCTTACAGGTTTTTCTCCTACGGGGACGCCATGCTCATCGAAAAGAGGACAACAGCTTGA